The Theropithecus gelada isolate Dixy chromosome X, Tgel_1.0, whole genome shotgun sequence genome includes a window with the following:
- the C1GALT1C1 gene encoding C1GALT1-specific chaperone 1, which yields MLSESSSFLKGVMLGSIFCALITMLGHIRIGHGNRMHHHEHHHLQAPNKEDILKISEDERMELSKSFRVYCIILVKPKDVSLWAAVKETWTKHCDKAEFFSSENVKVFESINMDTNDMWLMMRKAYKYAFDKYRDQYNWFFLARPTTFAIIENLKYFLLKKDPSQPFYLGHTIKSGDLEYVGMEGGIVLSIESMKRLNSLLNIPEKCPEQGGMIWKISEDKQLAVCLKYAGVFAENAEDADGKDVFNTKSVGLSIKEAMTYHPNQVVEGCCSDMAVTFNGLTPNQMHVMMYGVYRLRAFGHIFNDALVFLPPNGSDND from the coding sequence atgctttctgaaaGCAGCTCCTTTTTGAAGGGTGTGATGCTTGGAAGCATTTTCTGTGCTTTGATCACTATGCTAGGACATATTAGGATTGGTCATGGAAATAGAATGCACCACCATGAGCATCATCACCTACAAGCTCCTAACAAAGAAGATATCTTGAAAATTTCAGAGGATGAGCGCATGGAGCTCAGTAAGAGCTTTCGAGTATACTGTATTATCCTTGTAAAACCCAAAGATGTGAGTCTTTGGGCTGCAGTAAAGGAGACTTGGACCAAACACTGTGACAAAGCAGAGTTCTTCAGTTCTGAAAATGTTAAAGTGTTTGAGTCAATTAATATGGACACAAATGACATGTGGTTAATGATGAGAAAAGCTTACAAATATGCCTTTGATAAGTATAGAGACCAATACAACTGGTTCTTCCTTGCACGCCCCACTACGTTTGCGATCATTGAAAACCTAaagtattttttgttaaaaaaggaTCCATCACAGCCTTTCTATCTAGGCCACACTATAAAATCTGGAGACCTTGAATATGTGGGTATGGAAGGAGGAATTGTCTTAAGTATAGAATCAATGAAAAGACTTAACAGCCTTCTCAATATCCCTGAAAAGTGTCCTGAACAGGGGGGGATGATTTGGAAGATATCTGAAGATAAACAGCTAGCAGTTTGCCTGAAATATGCTGGAGTGTTTGCAGAAAATGCAGAAGATGCTGATGGAAAAGATGTATTTAATACCAAATCTGTTGGGCTTTCTATTAAAGAGGCAATGACTTACCACCCCAACCAGGTAGtagaaggctgttgttcagatatGGCTGTTACTTTTAATGGACTGACTCCAAATCAGATGCATGTGATGATGTATGGGGTATACCGTCTTAGGGCATTTGGGCATATTTTCAATGATGCATTGGTTTTCTTACCTCCAAATGGTTCTGATAATGACTGA